GCAGGTCGGTGCGCTCGGCCACCGGCACCTGAGCCCACTCCGCCTGCGCCGCGCGGGCCCGGGCGAACGCCTCGGCCACGTCGTCGGTGCTCGACACCGGCACCTGGCCCAGCGGCTTGCCGGTCAGGGGCGAGACGGCGTCCAGGGTCTCCCCCGAGGTGGCGAACACCCGGCCGGTCAGCTCGGCCACCCGGCCGGAGGTGAGTTCCCGCTCAGTCATGGTGCCAGCCTAGGCGGGGGCGGGGCGATCATGGCGCGGATCATGGTGCGGACCGGGCGAGCGGGTGATCAGGGTCACCGCCGGAGTCACCGCCGCCCGCGCCGCGCTCGGCGGCCACCTCCTCGGCGCAGACCCTGGCCAGCGCCTCCACGGCGGTGGCCATCCCGGACAGAACGTCGTCGTCCAGCCGGGCGAACATCCTGCGCTGGTACGCCCGGCGCACCTCGTCCACGTCCCCCAGCAGGGTCCGCCCGGCGTCGGTGAGATCCACCCGCCGGATCCGCCGGTCGTGGCCGTCCTGAATGCGGTGGACCAGGCCGCGTACCTGCAGCCGGTCGACGATCCCGGTGAGCGTGGTGGGCCCCACGCCGAGCGCGTCGGCGAGGTCGTGCGCCGACAGCGCCCCGGACGCGCCGAGAACGAAAAGTGCCCGCAGCTGGGTCATCGTAAGGTCGACCGAGAACAGGTCCGCCCCACACAGTCGCAGCAGGGACTGACGGAAATCGTCCTCGGCCGCCTCGATCCGGGCAATCAGCCCAGCCCTGTCCTCCACGCCGCGTACCCCTTCTCGTCCCTACGGAGGATCTTCTCCGGTAAGACCCTGAAATAGCTCGTCTGACGACGATATTCCGTTCGAGGCGAAGTATTCTCGGCAACGGTCGGAACCGGCCGCCCACCAGCACGTCGCGCCCGCCGGGGCAGCTAGTCCGAGGGGAACCCATGTCCAGACTGGCCAGACTGAGTCTCGCCTACCGGAGCCTCGTCGCCCTGGTCTCGATCGCCATCCTCGGCTTCGGCCTGGTCGCCACCGGCGCACTGAAGCAGGAGCTGATCCCGAGCCTGGAGATCCCCGGCGCCTACATCAGCACCGTCTACCCGGGCGCCTCGCCGGACATCGTCGAACGCGAGGTCACCAAGCCGATCGAGTCCGCCGTCGCCGGCGTCGACGGCCTGGACAAGACCACCTCCACCTCCAGCGACGGCTTCTCCCTCGTACAGGCCGACTTCACCTACGGCACCGACATCGGCCGGGCCGTGCAGAACATCCAGCAGTCGATCAACCGGCTGTCCGGGCAGCTCCCCAACGACGTCCAGCCGACCGTTCAGGCCGGCAGCTTCAACGACCTGCCCGTGGTCCTGCTCGCGGTCAGCTCCGACCAGAGCCAGCAGGACCTCGCCCGCGCACTGGACGACCGGGTGGTTCCGGAGCTGGACAAGCTCACCGACGTACGCCAGGTGACGGTGACCGGGGTGCGCGACCGGCAGGTGTCGGTCACCCTCGA
This Actinopolymorpha cephalotaxi DNA region includes the following protein-coding sequences:
- a CDS encoding MarR family winged helix-turn-helix transcriptional regulator translates to MEDRAGLIARIEAAEDDFRQSLLRLCGADLFSVDLTMTQLRALFVLGASGALSAHDLADALGVGPTTLTGIVDRLQVRGLVHRIQDGHDRRIRRVDLTDAGRTLLGDVDEVRRAYQRRMFARLDDDVLSGMATAVEALARVCAEEVAAERGAGGGDSGGDPDHPLARSAP